A region from the Vicia villosa cultivar HV-30 ecotype Madison, WI linkage group LG3, Vvil1.0, whole genome shotgun sequence genome encodes:
- the LOC131656819 gene encoding AT-hook motif nuclear-localized protein 28-like, producing the protein MAEHNMQISLSSSSNDSSDQETPFTTAMNPTTDTGGSSHQQTPTDSPQPSRKPRGRPPGSKNKPKPPIVITQDNEQAMKPAIIEVAAGTDVLEAVIQFAVRLGSCLTILSGSGTVSVATLHYPVCQSPAFTLHGPFSLLTLTGTFFFPPSPPPPPPLPISLPIASSSSNPNPNQLDQPPTPTSTFGITLAGMQGQIFGGIIGGKIIAGGNGVKIVASLFKNPELHRAAGILLEADDDDFADDDNGGGNGGGDAGAGSSGAAAENVTGFNVPPPHSDPNFMPWNHPSHPRPPNF; encoded by the coding sequence CTCTCAAGCTCCTCTAACGATTCCTCAGACCAAGAAACACCTTTCACCACCGCCATGAACCCAACAACCGACACCGGTGGTTCATCTCACCAACAAACACCAACTGATTCACCACAACCCTCCAGAAAGCCACGTGGCAGACCACCTGGTTCTAAAAACAAACCTAAACCACCTATTGTAATAACACAAGACAATGAACAAGCCATGAAACCTGCAATCATCGAAGTTGCTGCTGGTACTGATGTTCTTGAAGCTGTCATCCAGTTCGCTGTTCGTCTTGGTTCATGCCTCACCATTCTTAGCGGTTCTGGTACTGTTTCTGTTGCTACACTCCATTACCCAGTTTGTCAATCTCCTGCTTTTACTCTTCATGGACCTTTTTCTTTGTTGACTTTGACTGGGACTTTTTTCTTCCCTCcttcaccaccaccacctcctccTCTTCCCATTTCTCTTCCTAttgcttcttcttcatcaaaccctaaccctaaccaGTTAGATCAACCACCAACACCTACTTCTACTTTTGGTATCACTCTTGCTGGTATGCAGGGACAAATCTTTGGTGGGATAATTGGTGGAAAAATTATTGCTGGTGGTAATGGTGTTAAGATTGTTGCTTCTTTGTTTAAAAATCCTGAACTTCATAGGGCTGCTGGTATTCTTTTGGAagctgatgatgatgattttgccGATGATGATAATGGTGGTGGTAACGGTGGTGGTGATGCTGGTGCCGGTAGCAGTGGTGCTGCTGCTGAGAATGTGACTGGTTTCAATGTTCCACCACCACATTCTGATCCAAACTTCATGCCATGGAATCACCCTTCTCACCCTCGTCCTCCTAATTTCTGA